The following are encoded together in the Pontibacter liquoris genome:
- a CDS encoding sodium:solute symporter family transporter, with the protein MKHLLTLLLLLSILPLKARQKSPDQLDWSVAATLPPAPGQTAQHGLAGAVGGVHKGALLLAGGANFPDGLPWEGGQKKYWQDVYVLLKSEDGKYTWSDKTFRLPAPLAYGASVATEQGVVVLGGENAQGIQTRAYLLQWLPEEKKAKVKPLPSLPLPLTNAAATAMGNQVYVAGGETTGKATDSFFRLDLSAPAAGWQKLPALPVALSHAVAVVQSNGEYPALYLVGGRTQTASGVSELHGTTFRYDPKKNTWAQLSSLSDGKGGHTNLSAATGIATGASYILVFGGDKGDVFTQIQQHDAAIAAATTEAEKQRLQNEKQLLLTHHAGFSKDIYLYNTVTDAWTKAGTLPVSHVTTFAARLGDDILIPSGEVRPGVRTPDVLKGHMRQQQYFTWLDYTVVAVYLLLMVGIGLWTSRNQGTTDDYFRGGQRIPGWAAGLSIYGTQLSAITFMAIPAKTYATDWSYFILQLTIIMVIPIITNYFIPFYRRLQIVSVYEYLEQRFNYTTRALASLLYILLQLGRLAIVLLLPSLALTLVTGINVNLCILLMGVITIFYTMKGGIEAVVWTDVAQVVILLGGALVCLVMIPFQLDADAGQIWETVQQNGKLHILNTAFTFNEPTLWVVLLGGLAINVITYGADQSVVQKYLTTRNEEASKRSMRLGAWMSLPSALIFFSIGTLLYLFFKDHPEKVNYQLQSQDAIFPWYIVTELPQGVTGLLIAAVFAAAMSTLSSSMNSVTTALITDFYRPFSKPTSETRYLAIARYFTVAIGVLGTALALVMAHQGVSSLWDQFNTILGLFTGGLGGLFVLGIFTKRANARGAVIGLVLSGLVQFYISSYTHINLLLYAFTGLVSCVVFGYLFSVITGGQNKDIQSLTVYKYKDAKEQNGVLWLCLLLALTGSGGCASQTYTTATTAPQTQQQVQITATAPIVPVLKGKATNPLLCLRVYVPASGDPGFRSMRATLSPGALQSMEKLEVYFTGNEPLFAAEKQLASVVPSTTSLEIPVSLQLKPGLNYIWLSGTLKESADISSKAELHITNLTDAAGKVWPVAELGTGYAKRLGTVVRGAGQDRVNTYRIPGIVTTKKGTLIAVYDIRYENSGDLPGNIDVGMSRSTDGGNIWEPMQVIMDMGMPQENNGIGDPAILVDPATGKLWVAALWSKGNRSIAGSKPGLTPDETGQFVLVSSNDDGKTWSAPQSITEQIKNPAWNIYFNGPGNGIAMQNGTLVFPSQYWDEKGMPHSSIIYSDDHGKTWKSGIGAKSNTTESQVVETTPGTLMLNMRDNRGRFRSVATTTDMGRTWVEHPTSYSALQDPVCMGSFIKANVQTKKGPQEVLFFSNPAVPSGRYNITLKASLDLGETWQPANQVLLDERGSYGYSALTKTDDQTIGILYEGVKELYFVRVPVAELVQ; encoded by the coding sequence CCCCGGCACCGGGGCAAACTGCACAGCACGGCTTGGCCGGCGCGGTGGGTGGCGTACACAAGGGCGCGCTCCTGCTGGCAGGGGGCGCCAATTTCCCGGACGGGTTACCGTGGGAAGGAGGCCAGAAGAAGTACTGGCAGGATGTGTATGTGCTGCTGAAAAGTGAAGACGGCAAGTATACCTGGTCTGATAAAACGTTCCGGCTGCCCGCGCCTTTGGCCTATGGCGCCAGCGTGGCAACAGAGCAGGGCGTGGTGGTGCTCGGCGGTGAGAATGCGCAGGGCATCCAGACTAGGGCATACTTGCTACAATGGCTTCCGGAAGAAAAGAAAGCAAAGGTAAAACCGTTGCCTTCGCTGCCGCTGCCGCTCACCAACGCCGCTGCCACTGCCATGGGCAACCAGGTATACGTGGCGGGTGGCGAAACCACGGGCAAAGCAACAGATAGCTTCTTCCGACTCGACCTTTCGGCCCCTGCTGCAGGATGGCAAAAGCTGCCGGCGCTGCCGGTAGCACTCTCGCATGCGGTGGCAGTGGTGCAGTCTAACGGTGAGTACCCGGCGCTGTACCTGGTGGGTGGCCGTACGCAAACGGCCTCTGGCGTGAGTGAGCTGCACGGCACGACCTTTCGTTATGATCCGAAGAAAAATACCTGGGCGCAACTGAGCAGCCTCTCCGATGGCAAGGGTGGCCACACCAACCTGTCGGCGGCGACCGGCATTGCCACTGGGGCCAGCTACATCCTGGTGTTCGGCGGCGACAAAGGCGACGTCTTCACCCAGATCCAGCAGCACGATGCCGCTATCGCTGCTGCCACCACCGAAGCTGAAAAGCAGCGCCTGCAGAACGAAAAGCAGCTGCTGCTGACACACCACGCCGGGTTTAGCAAGGATATCTACCTCTACAATACCGTGACTGATGCTTGGACGAAGGCAGGTACGCTGCCGGTTTCGCATGTCACAACCTTTGCCGCCCGCCTGGGCGACGATATCCTGATCCCGTCGGGAGAGGTGCGGCCGGGTGTGCGCACACCGGACGTGCTGAAAGGCCACATGCGCCAGCAGCAGTACTTCACCTGGCTGGACTACACCGTAGTAGCGGTATACCTGCTGCTGATGGTGGGCATCGGCCTGTGGACCTCCCGTAACCAAGGCACCACCGACGACTACTTCCGGGGCGGGCAACGCATTCCGGGCTGGGCGGCGGGCCTGAGCATCTACGGTACCCAGCTAAGCGCCATTACTTTTATGGCAATCCCGGCTAAAACCTATGCTACCGACTGGAGCTACTTTATCCTGCAGCTCACTATTATCATGGTCATCCCGATCATCACTAATTATTTTATTCCTTTTTACCGCAGGTTGCAGATTGTCTCGGTCTACGAATACCTGGAGCAGCGCTTTAACTATACTACGCGGGCCCTGGCTTCGCTCCTCTACATCCTGTTGCAGCTCGGGCGGCTGGCCATAGTGCTGTTGCTGCCCAGCCTGGCGCTCACGCTGGTAACGGGTATCAACGTGAACCTGTGCATTCTGCTGATGGGCGTTATCACGATTTTCTATACTATGAAAGGCGGCATTGAGGCGGTAGTATGGACGGACGTAGCGCAGGTGGTCATCCTATTGGGCGGTGCGCTGGTGTGCCTGGTGATGATTCCGTTTCAGCTGGATGCGGACGCGGGCCAGATCTGGGAGACGGTGCAGCAGAATGGCAAGCTACACATCCTCAATACTGCCTTCACCTTTAACGAGCCCACGCTTTGGGTGGTGCTGCTGGGCGGGTTGGCGATCAACGTGATCACTTATGGCGCTGATCAGTCGGTAGTGCAGAAATACCTGACCACCCGCAACGAGGAGGCTTCCAAAAGAAGCATGCGCCTGGGCGCGTGGATGTCCCTGCCTTCGGCCCTGATTTTCTTTTCCATTGGCACGCTGCTGTACCTGTTTTTCAAGGATCATCCTGAAAAAGTAAACTACCAGCTGCAGAGCCAGGATGCTATTTTCCCATGGTACATCGTCACGGAGCTGCCGCAGGGCGTAACGGGCCTGCTGATCGCGGCGGTGTTCGCGGCGGCCATGTCCACGCTGAGCAGCAGTATGAACTCTGTGACCACCGCCCTGATTACCGACTTCTACCGGCCGTTTTCCAAGCCTACTTCGGAGACAAGATACCTGGCCATAGCGCGCTACTTTACGGTGGCGATCGGCGTGTTAGGCACCGCGCTCGCGCTGGTGATGGCGCACCAGGGCGTCTCCTCGCTCTGGGATCAGTTCAATACCATTCTGGGGCTGTTCACGGGCGGCCTGGGCGGTCTGTTTGTACTGGGCATCTTCACCAAAAGAGCCAATGCCAGGGGAGCCGTTATCGGGTTGGTGCTGAGTGGGCTGGTGCAGTTCTACATCAGCAGCTACACCCATATCAACCTGCTCCTGTATGCTTTCACCGGGCTGGTGTCGTGCGTGGTGTTCGGCTACCTGTTCAGTGTGATCACGGGCGGGCAAAACAAGGACATCCAAAGTTTAACTGTTTACAAGTATAAAGATGCTAAAGAACAAAACGGAGTGCTGTGGCTGTGCCTGCTGCTGGCTCTGACCGGTAGCGGCGGTTGCGCCAGCCAAACCTATACCACCGCTACTACTGCGCCCCAAACGCAGCAGCAGGTGCAGATAACGGCCACTGCGCCCATAGTGCCGGTGCTAAAGGGCAAGGCCACCAATCCGCTGCTGTGTTTACGGGTGTACGTGCCCGCCAGCGGTGACCCCGGCTTTCGCAGTATGCGGGCTACCCTGAGCCCCGGCGCGCTGCAAAGTATGGAGAAACTGGAGGTATACTTTACCGGCAACGAACCGTTGTTCGCAGCCGAGAAGCAGCTGGCTTCTGTCGTGCCGTCTACCACCTCGCTGGAGATCCCGGTGAGCCTCCAGCTCAAACCCGGCCTGAATTATATCTGGCTCAGCGGCACGTTAAAGGAGTCGGCAGACATTAGTAGCAAGGCAGAGCTGCACATCACCAACCTGACCGATGCCGCCGGCAAAGTATGGCCGGTAGCCGAACTAGGCACTGGTTATGCCAAGCGCCTGGGCACCGTGGTGCGGGGAGCCGGGCAGGATCGTGTAAACACCTACCGCATACCCGGCATCGTAACCACAAAGAAAGGAACGCTGATCGCCGTGTATGATATTCGCTACGAGAACAGCGGCGATCTGCCCGGCAATATTGACGTAGGCATGAGCCGCAGCACCGACGGCGGCAATATCTGGGAACCGATGCAGGTAATTATGGACATGGGAATGCCGCAGGAGAATAACGGTATAGGCGACCCGGCCATACTTGTTGACCCCGCTACCGGCAAGCTGTGGGTGGCCGCGCTCTGGAGCAAAGGCAACCGTTCCATTGCTGGTTCCAAACCTGGCCTTACGCCGGATGAAACCGGGCAGTTTGTGCTGGTGAGCAGCAACGACGATGGCAAGACCTGGTCAGCCCCTCAAAGCATCACCGAGCAGATCAAGAACCCGGCCTGGAACATTTACTTTAACGGACCGGGCAATGGCATTGCCATGCAGAACGGTACGCTGGTATTTCCGTCGCAGTACTGGGACGAGAAAGGCATGCCGCACTCTTCGATCATCTACAGCGATGACCATGGTAAAACCTGGAAGAGCGGCATCGGGGCCAAATCCAACACCACCGAAAGCCAGGTAGTAGAAACCACGCCCGGCACGCTCATGCTCAACATGCGCGATAACCGCGGGCGCTTCCGCTCCGTGGCTACCACCACCGACATGGGCCGCACCTGGGTAGAGCATCCTACTTCTTATAGCGCGCTGCAGGACCCCGTGTGCATGGGCAGCTTCATCAAAGCAAATGTGCAGACAAAGAAAGGACCACAGGAAGTCCTGTTTTTCAGCAACCCTGCTGTGCCTTCCGGCCGCTATAACATCACGCTTAAAGCCAGCCTCGATTTGGGCGAAACCTGGCAGCCCGCTAACCAGGTGCTGCTCGACGAGCGCGGCTCCTACGGCTACTCGGCCCTCACCAAAACCGACGATCAGACCATCGGCATTCTCTACGAAGGCGTGAAAGAATTATACTTTGTGCGTGTTCCGGTAGCGGAGCTTGTGCAATAG